A region of the Bombus pyrosoma isolate SC7728 linkage group LG15, ASM1482585v1, whole genome shotgun sequence genome:
AAATTCTGAAATTCTGCAAGATAGAAATTTCCTGCATAGGAAGTAAAATTGTATGCTACTCGTATAGAATACGTTTCGAATCTAGTCAAATTGCTACGTTGCTAAATTAACGGGACTACTAGATGTCCATTCCATGTTTGATCGGCGGCCATCTTGAGCCGTAGACCTAGTTTCCATGCTACTCAGATCACCAACGTAACTAACAGTAAATTTTAACTATAAGAGTAGATCGACtctatgtattataatttgttgttGTTTAATCGATTGACtgcctttttatattttaatgaattttacaacTATAGCTACGATCAGTATTGttttagtttattataaaaatttaagtaatttgATGTAGTGACAGCTGCTCTTATAGCTGAGTTACCGTTATGCAAAGTATGCAGCAGTCTCTCTATCATCTTTTGAATGGAATTTACAAGCGATCGAAATTCTTGAAGGAGGAGGATTTtgatcttttcctttctttttccaagaTTTTGGGAACTAGTATCGCAAAAGAAATTGCTTAGAAGGTACATAAGAATAAAGAAGGTCTAACGAAAATGACCTTTCTCTATCGCGCAGATGTTTCTCCTCCGTTTAAGAGTTGCGTCCTACAAACCATGTGGCATTTCTTCTTGGAATGATTTCTcttaccttctttttttttctttttttttttgtccttTCGTAAgcttacaattttacaatcgaGCATCGCTGTACAGAGCATTGTTCTACGAAACTCTGGTCTGCTTTAAACCGAATGAAAATGTAGAagtatctaaaaaaaaaaagctaaaaCGAACGAGGTACACTTGTATGGTGCACCAAAGGGCACTATTCGAGGAAGCTTGTACTTAAGGAACGACAGGTTTTTGTTTATTCGCGTTGACGAGAAATCTAAGATTCTCTCGTGTTACTTTTTTTCGAATTCATCTTCTTGCTAACggcattaaaaaatatattttgaatctagaaaaaaaagaaagagcgacaagcataaaaaagaaaagaagcgaaaaatCGATGAAGTATATCGATTATCAACCTGTCGTCTTCGAGAGTATAAGCTTCGCGAGTTCGGTAAGATtatacaaaaaacaaaaaaacacAGAAGATCAGAACTTTTGTTCTGTCGTTCCCCAACGAAATAGTGGCGACGAGTTTATCGTTAGACAGTAAATTATATAGGTATAAGTAAACTTTACTGAGTCGCGATTTCTGCGATACAAGACGATAAGATTAAACGAagttaagaaataaaagatggaTGAGAGTCGTATGAACGATGCAGGGATAGAAACGACGTAAGATAACGAtgtataaaacgatataaagtGATGGAATTTCCCATTCGTGTCTCTTTAATAAAACTCCGTCGTGGACACGATGCAATTTGCTGTCAAGTTTTAGGGTACATAAGAAAATAGaggttatataatatatatatatctattattgtACGTAAAACACGCAGAAGCAGTACGTTTAAGATTCGAATCGTGCGCATACATAAGAAACactgtattataaaaatatcgtaataagaGTGACCGTTTCGCGAATAACAAGTTTTTTTTGGAGGAGGACcgatcgatgaaaaagaaaagcggaTCTAGgcgaaagaaagggaaaaaagataaGATCCGCAAGCAATTGTATATAAATGCGTGAAGCGAGATTCGATCGTGCGAGCCATGGCGAGCACGTGaaagagaatattttgttatgtaaaaaaaaaaaaaaaaacgactGAGATGAAGCAGAAGAAGGCAGGTTCATTTTTGGGATACAATATGGCTGCAGCATATTTTCGAACGCACGTTTCGAGTTATCGTCTGatcgatatacatatgaaTCTTTTTTGCGGCCTCAAGCTTGTAGAGAAGAATAAAGCGATGAAGacgaagaataagaagaagaagaagaatggtAGGAAAGAAGAATGGTGGCAACAAGAAGCAAAATGAACGGCGTCGTTACGCGCAGGAACGAGATTTCTTTATCATTCCAACAGATGGACTTATAACTTGGTcactttcatatttaaaaagtaaggAGAATCATAAAGAAAAGTACATTCCGGTTCACAATAAATCGCCGATTTTTCTCAAAATGGCGTGTACGATTTACCAACAAATCATCCGCACCATGGTACATATTATACCGAAGAGGAGAGAGAATCTCGACTGGACGCAACTCctgtcgaatttttatttcttcgaacgaATGAAAGTAGAAGATGAAGATCGAGAGAGGACCAAGAAGAAacaaggaataaataaaatcgagGCAAGGGGATAACGGGAAACTTAACGATTGCGCGATCGACCAGAATAGATAAGGATTATCGATTGGCCACCTTTCGACGCGCATCCCGTTGTTTCCTTGGCGAAACAATCGTCTCGTGTTTGCGCGTCCGCCGTGAAAACCAGGGCTGTTATTTGTAatgaagaaacagaagaagaagaagaagaagaaatcagAATATTACGTACACGAGAGGCAGGTTCTCGTGCGGGTAAAGAAAAGACTCGAAATTTTTTcgatgatataataaataattaataatcgtcCACTATGAGGTTCGACAGaggaacaattattttttgcCGTTTTTTCTCCTATCAGAGAAAGAAACATCTCGAGGTTTCATTGCTAGAGCGATGGACCAGCTACGACACAGTGAGATGATTATTGTGAACGGCGATGATGATAATATAATGATGATCCTCCAGGAAAGCTAAGAGAAACCGAAACAGATAGCCAGTAAGTACTTGGAGAACGATATGGCGAAGGAATATATATCCAAGTCGTACCTAAAGCGTAATCATTTATATATCGTAGTTTTGGTACTGTTATTCGAGTACGTATACACGCGTTTTTTTTTCGAAGAAAGTGTTGTAGACGCGTGACCAatggaagaggaggaggaggaggaagaggaagtaCGAAGATGATACAAAAGCAAAAGGTTGTCgactataataaaatgatagagagaagaagaagaagaagaaggagaagaaggagcGTAGGTAGCAGCATTATGAAATGGAAGATTAATCACGAGTAAAAGGGGAAGTATAATAATGTCTTTCAAGATTGATTATTATTGATgaagaagaagcgagaaaGTGGATTTGAATGAGATTGCAGCGAATGTAAGAGGATTTCTAAAAAACCATCAGAAAAAATGTCTTTTTGAGAACAAAAAGCGCCAAAAAAATCAATGTATACAACCAGTGAAGAGTATGCGTGAGAAACAGTGCGAGTGGAAAGAATGATTGAAGATAAAAGTAAGGAAGAAGTATCAACGTAAGGCAAGTTTGCAGAAGATAGTAATGAATGCAGATGATATCAAGAGACAAAGCAAAATGTACACGTAGAATTGAAAGTGTTGGTGTGCAATAGTCGTCGAGGAAGGTCAAGATCAAGCCGAGAAGACTtaaaaacagaagaagaaaaagaaaaagaaaaagattcttGAATCCTCTTCCGTCTAGAGACAAGGATTTGATGTGAGGATCTTTTTTGTAGAAAGTTTTGAAGCAGAAACTTCTGAGGGGATTTGTGAGATAAAAGTCAGAATTGActttatttgaaaagtatttcaatacAGCACAAATACAGGCACACACACTACACACACAGaagcatacatacatatacatgaatATAGTTCATtcatatacacacatatgtacataaagaagaaaatgaaagaagcaGAACTAAGGGTTTAACGTCAGAAGAAATGCGCGCTTATGTGAGTCACGTGTGTAAAATTCGAATTGAATGAACACTGGACGCACATTTATTACTACCACCGCTACTATCTGTATATCACGCGGTATATGTTAATGAGAGTAAACGCAAAAGTGCGAGAACCTTCGAGAGAATGAATGTGAAAATACATTGAAATGAACGAGGAAAAAAGCTGATAAATGACGGAACGCCTGAAAATTTTCTCAGTAACCGAAAACCTATATACTGTTTTACCAGACTTCAGAagacgaatatatatatacacacgtgTATACAGAAACATGCCACAAATTGAAGCTTCTTTGATCTCCATCTATGGTATGAATGGATCTGCTccttcgaaaaaaaaaaaaaatcagaagaacaaaaatagagcaacaagagaaaatttttaacgtttcctGGTATCGTAGACAATCCTGTCTTTTTTTCCAcctattcttttcttttctattttttccccttaatttctttcgctttcaTCGTCCTTTCCTTTTGATAATGACGAAGAACTACCGGCCGAAAGTGTATGCAGCAAAGAAGTGCTCAGCTTTGTTCTCCAATACTCTTCGACGATAATATTACTAATCCCGTTTCTACCTTATACTATACTTTACACACATTGCGCATATCCCGTCCACATTTCctctttattattcttttttctttaggGCCCTTTTCAGGGCCCGCAAACGTTTCATTCATGGAGTAACAATTTCTCGGATAAACTAAACATCGACAAACAATCCGTCCTTTTCAGGAcgaaaatttaagaaagtcCTTTTTAGGAGGAACATTTAAAACCGTTCTTTTtagaacgaaaattaaaaaccgTTCTTTTCAGAACGAAAGTTAAAAACCGTTCTTTTCAGGACAAAAATGCCATACTTTTCAGGAAAAACCCTTAAAAATATGGATGAAAACATTTGAATTATTAGCAgcttgtttttcattttattgcaACGTTGTTGGATTTTACTTGGATTTATAACTGTGTTGGGTATGTATATTCCATTAACATAATGTTTGTAgattaattatgttttaattatagCATCCGGTAAAGTATTGTTCAAcgtatttgcataaatatcgaAGAAGGTCATGGAAGAGATCCGCTATAGAACGTTCAGGAAGTTTAAGTGTGTCACGTTTCAATAGAAAAGCAAATAAGTTTTACGATTTCTTTGGTTTCTTCATCATACAtttcattatgaaataaatgtgTTGAAATAATCCTTAAACGCTTTACTACTTCTCAACAGAGAgttatatacttatttatatgaTTCATCTTCTTTGAAAATTAGTCATAAGACGTATCTCTTTACGTGATATGCAATAGGAATGAAATAGTACAAATTCATATCTAAATGTAAGATCTAGcagttttaaatttattattgtgcATTTCGCTATATCTCGATGACTCACCAAAGATTAATCATGGCCTGAACAATTGCAATGAGTGCTTAATAgagatttcataatttaaatttgttgtgcatatgtaaaatacgaaagaattataagtcattttataaacaagacgtcttaaaaataagaaaattgattcCGATATAATTTTCAGGTACAAATCAAGTTTGTTCTACTTTTCTGTGTGacattctttctatttatctaATTCCTCACTACTATGAAGCTGACaagaatttaaatgaaataagattGCCCATTGAAGATGCAGGcaagaagaattatatttgtttatatttatttagccGAATtgatgtttctttctttgtagtgaaacatgattattttttattttcttcacttaatttttttttatggcATACTCTTTGTCCTATGTCAGTTATTTTCAAATCTGATTCTGTATACATACTTTGAATTTACCTACCAAAATGAAAGATTGTTATGTTATGCATGGAAATTCATgtcttatttttccatatgaaagatacaaataaGAAGATTTATACGATTACGCACAGTTTGCACTTGTTGTCTTGACTTAGTCATGTTGACTTAGGCgggttttgaaatttcatggtTACAGGTAGTTGTGACGTCAGATATTTGGATGAATCAGCAAGATAAACGGTAACGGAATTTAAAGGAAACGCGTAAATAactatgaaataatttgtcgAGCGAATTCAAGTATTTATTTGGTTGTTGtatagtattaataaatatatgtttatataatgtggaagtattcatttatttactcCAATTTACAACCGTAAACAATTCAAAGAATTGTTTATTTCCCcataaattatcgaaaaatgttactatagcataaatagaaaaagagtAAATTTATACGAGAATTTAAAAACCTGCATTATATTTGATACACTTTGTgattaaatctgaaaatgaaaatattttagtttcgtTGTGTTTTGAATTGGTGACGTCTTAAATTTTAACTTATAATCAGAAGCGTAGCATTATTGCTTCTTTCATACATTTTCGCAATAAATTTGTCAAGTTATTTTTACTCAACGAAGTCTAGTTTAAAATACATGTTAAGCTATTTAAATCATAGAATATCTGATGTAATAATCATGTGCTATTAATATCGTGCCTAATTTTGttgcatattattatatttattcggaAGAGGAAGTCGGAAATAAAACAGTGTATATTGAAACAGTGCGTGATTGCCTTTTCttataaaagtaatgtatGCTGTTacgcaataaatatatacatgttttTATGTGGATTACAAGATAATAACATTGATAATAcaatgaatacataaaaaagcaattttataatgcatattatttaatatctttacaATAATTGCCTTGggattttccaaatttctatAGTTCCTTGTGTGTCACCAATGGCTaccatatttctataaaacaagtattacaaacaatataatgcaaattacatattattacaaatcatATATTATTGATGCATACTTCAAATGTACACATACATATTACATGTACTACGAATgcttacttttttaaattcacacGTAAGCAGCTAGTGTTTTGTCTATCAGTGGtctcaaaatttatatttgtcacAGATTTTCCACCACTGACGTTATACAGTCTAATCTCCGAGCCAGCACCATAAGTTGCGAATATGTCTTGATTCCCGAGCATCCATGCTAAACCCACGATTGTATTTTCACAAGAAATCGACCACAAGTTCGTATGCTAGATTATATAAAGATTTTAATCTGTTATGGCGTTcaaagtacaaaaataaacTCTAACAGTAAAATTATTACCTCTTCAAAGTGATATATACGAATTTCTTTGTCAGTGCCAGCAGTGACGAAAAGATTACGTATCGGGGAACATTTAATGCACGTAATACTACCTTCGTGCCTTTCATACTCGTCTATTACAGGATCCATCAGAGTTTCATCATCtaagattaaaaattgattattactttcatagaataaaataaagtttaagaatttattagaaaaattcatacCTTCGATAGGAGCAACACGATCTAAGCTACATTTGTATATTCCACCGCATAAGGTACccacgataaaaaatatgggATCTCTGGACGAAAAATCGAAGGCAGTAATACATAATCCGGATTCCATAGCGCGTTCACGTGTGCCACCTGCGCTACGTGGCCTTGAGTTTTCTATTGGATTATATTCTTTGGTTAATTTCagtctaaaaatatacaacatatgtgattataaataaatgtttgtaaaaacGTGTTGATAGTATTAGAAGAATTACCGTTTATATTCACGGGCTACTGTAAAATTGGCCATCATCTTGTGGATGAAAATATATCCATCTTTGCTGGAGCTCACAAGCAAAGACACATCATTTATAGTTCTTGCTTTCCAGTACACTTGAGACACACAATCCCCGTGGGTACAAATTGTTGTTGGCGCCACTGACATATTGTCTCTTAAGTTCCATACAAGAACATCACCttggtataaataatatttacaattagttcttagtttataaataacatgctttttctagaaattttacaattaagtAAACTACCATTGAATAAACCAGCAGCTATAATGGATGGTTCAGTTGGATGATAAGCCAACGTTGTTATACAGGCATTTGTTTCCAGTGTTTTATTTGGATTATCTGTGAAACTACCCTCTTTTGTTTGATTGTACAATTGTATTTTAGATAGGTGGTCACACCACGTTTCGTGGTAAGGAATACCAAAAGAAACTGCCAATGTTCCTCCTCCAATACTCCAACTCATATCACTTACTttcatctaaaaatattattaaataacacaagggaatgaaagaaattagtAACTATAAAAGACAACGAATGCCTGAGAATCAGATTCAGTGCTATGAATCTTTTGCAGAAGCTGTGTGCTTGTCAGTAAATCCTCATCAATTTTTGGTTCATAATCTTCAAATGCATTGGTTCCATAAGATTCATCTAATGCTTCCAATATACAAGGCGTAactctatttaaaaattgggCCAGTCTTTCATAGTTCACTTCTggcttcttcttctcttcggtTATAGTTTGAGTCTAAacaatgcaaaattattaaaatcgaatttagccatatttttaagatatatttacaaataccTCGACAGTTCTTGTTTCGACGGTTTGCACGGAATTCtgattataaacaatttctgttGTTTGAACGTTCGTAGATTGATGCGATCTAGaagatattaaacaattaaaacgaataaaaaaaattgtgatcatataaatgaaagaatatgaaattttaggCACGTACTTCGTAGTAGATAATTGTGAGTTGAAACTCACTGCTTCGAGTGAACGATTAGTGaacattattatgtatattgttagaaatattatgtTGTTGCAAAGTTAGTATTTTAAATAGTGTATGAagttgtttattaaattactaaatattttataagattcaagagaaaataaaaacattcaGTAGAGAGCATATGTGTGAATTTACAAATGTGAATCAGCTGATGGATATCATAGCGCCATCTAAATGCAactattacaaataaaaattgatgcATAGGCGGTAAAGAAGCATGCAATgatgcaaattaaaattgcCATCTAaggaacaattaaaatattactaatcGGCTTGTAacattgtatgtatgtatgtaacattttatacatatacatgcgATCTTAGATACATCTTATACATTTTGGTTTTCTACGTGAATCAACTGCAATGccataataatttctaaatgcAACACATAAAGATTCAATGTATAGATAGATTACTGTAATTTAAAGATATCTTTTCAAAACCTATGACAAAGGatatctttccttctttccttaaGCTAAGcgtgttattattttatcgcggATCGTTATAGTCGGACACTCGAATGTCGCTCATGGTTCATTCAGAACCTTTCTCTAGTATTAATCTGTAGAAATACCTCAACAGGTAAATACGCATTTCTTCTAAAGGTCTGCGCTTATTCTGGTTCTTTGCAATTGCATTTTAGTTGCACTTCGAGAcagtcgaataaaaatttgcatgaaCGACCTCCCGTACTGCAACAATGTGTTAGTTAAAGAACTGTAGGATAAAAATGCATTATTCATCGCGTATGGTTCCTTTACATATTTGAAACGAACAAAGCCATACCAGGAGTCATTTTTATTGAGCATACCGGTTTTATCTGCAATAAATACTTCGAGGCCTGGTGCATAAAAGCGGCTTGTGGCAGCATCATCACCGCGACAGTCTGTTGTCGTGATTCAGAATAGCATAGATTTATATGAAGTAGTGCACACGTTATCGCTCTTTCTGTCTAGCACCGTTCGTATGTCTGTCCTTGTCGCACAGTGTCGTCCTCTCTGTCTAGCACCGCTCGTATCCCCGTCCTTGTTGGACAGGGTCGTCCTTTCTGTCTAGCGCCGCTCGTATCTCTGTCCTTGTCGCACAGTGTCGTCCTCTCTGTCTGGCGCCGCTCGTATCTCCGTCCTTGTCGCACGGTATTGCGCTCCTTATTAAACAACAAGAGCATATACCTCCTTGTTCAAACGTAACCTATGTGCTCTGCCATCTATCCTCACATGATACAAGTCGATGCTCTTCTGTCTTCAAGTGATGGCAGCACATGATTTAGTCATAGACAAAGAACGCATTTATGTACGACAAAGACAGATATATGTACCGTACTGCACAAAGAGAACGCTACTGTGCGGCAAAGATAACGATACTGAACAACGGggacaaatatatatgttgtaTTAGACGAAGAAATCCATACTTGATACGATATTCGATCATACTCGAGTTCGATCAATTGGTTGATGAATTCCGTGAATTTGATCAGGCGCGATCAATTAACAGGGAACGTATTTTCGATAGGAAGCGACGGCTAAAACAGAACTGCTATAACGTTGACAGTCAATAAGGTAGGAATACGCGATGTCGGTAGCGATACGAACGTGGCTAGCAAAGTACGCATTCGAAACtacgaattcaattttatcgtataataaaataagataaagtaaattatttgtatgagaaataacattatattattagtaatagTTAATTGTTACGGAAGTAACTCAAAagtagaaatacaaatatttaaagattttagGAAGAAGACACATGCAAGCATATTACGATAGTGTGATGTAGACAtctaaaatgaataataaagacGAGCTCTATAGATATCTTGCTCGTCACGTAGTACGAAAAATTCATGGATGTATATGGAGGCTGTGGTAATTGGGCTCGAGCAAATAAGCAATTACTATGTTTTGGCTTggcaaatattataataacggGCTAGAGGGGTTAACCAGGTTATCTGGAATATGATCATCGGTTCAGGCGTTTTAGAGAGCGCCAAAACCGGCACCAGCCTGCTGCTcacttttatttccttttttaatatagTTGTTTACTCAAAGGAGCTTCGTTACTACCTCCATCAAAACTATGCAAAACTATATTCTTCGTTaatttgtatgttttatatCTCGTAATCATAAAATCACCgaggaaattagaaatttcgttgcttttgtattaaaatacagataaattaagaatttccattaattatttttatttcattttacgtaacatctttttcttatttttaattgtacaatatgCTAACATCGTTTGGCaggacaaaaataaaacaccctatacattaatttcgaataaatcggTATTTTCGGAAATGTACCGGAAGCTACGACCGATGTGTTTAATGCGACTTTAATACCATTTTGGGTTTTCCGCCTATTTTCAGTTTCCTGTCGgcattttcgttttatttaccTTGCGGTGCAATTAGCGGTTTGccgattttcttcttgatgGTTAAGCTTATGCATTGCCCTGTGTTTTCGGCATTCTCTAATGTTCCGTGAAATTCTATATCGTTAAATAAGTATACACCTTATTTCCTACTCGTTTTTCAcaatttactttttcaataatacaCGATCTATCCGTGAAACGTtacgttacaccacataataagtatatatttttaagcacGATATCTTTGAAACCTGCGGAGGAAGGAACTTCGAACGGGTGCTCTTCCACCGAAACTCAAAGGACATTCGctcgaataattttacttcCTCCGTCGTATGAATTCGTACGAGTTCCCTCGAGCCTTGTTACACACAAAACTAGGAAAACGAAGTATTGGATCATCCTGGCGATTCCATGTTTCTAACTTCTATGGTTGACTTTGTGATAAATAGCCTGAACTTCGTCCTTGACAAGTGAGATCGATTTCAGTgccaaaaaaatatattgtccATGAAAGTAATACTTTTGATAAGAGCGTAAACTTGCTGAATACAACAGAGTACGAACATACCGATGAATGGATCAAaggatatttgtttataacaaGAAATTTCTAATCGACATATAACGATTTGGTTTGTagatttctgaaatatttccaatttcgtaatcgtaatttgttaataattagaTATTGTTTGTACTTAGGGTGAAAAAGATTTCTCTCGCTGGCCAACTGGTCCCAGGTGTGTACACTGGGAGCGTGGCAGACGCGTGCTTCTCCCCTCTTTAACCTCAGCCGAACGCAGTTGCTTTTACAtgctttttcattctttctatgtatgtatataataatatatgtactataaaataatttataataaatatcatacagcctgggaaatttcatttatatttcaagaGGACTTGAAATCTTTGTAGAAGAAACAGATCCTGAAAGTTATCTGAGATACGAGAACGTTTATTTCACAGACAAATAGGTTAATATcgtttttctatatattatttttctattatatagtTTTGTCTTTAGGTATTTATCTTTTAGACGCAACGTGGATGGAACAAATCAAATTAAAGTACG
Encoded here:
- the LOC122575366 gene encoding cytoplasmic dynein 2 intermediate chain 2-like isoform X2, whose amino-acid sequence is MRIYLLRSHQSTNVQTTEIVYNQNSVQTVETRTVETQTITEEKKKPEVNYERLAQFLNRVTPCILEALDESYGTNAFEDYEPKIDEDLLTSTQLLQKIHSTESDSQMKVSDMSWSIGGGTLAVSFGIPYHETWCDHLSKIQLYNQTKEGSFTDNPNKTLETNACITTLAYHPTEPSIIAAGLFNGDVLVWNLRDNMSVAPTTICTHGDCVSQVYWKARTINDVSLLVSSSKDGYIFIHKMMANFTVAREYKRLKLTKEYNPIENSRPRSAGGTRERAMESGLCITAFDFSSRDPIFFIVGTLCGGIYKCSLDRVAPIEDDETLMDPVIDEYERHEGSITCIKCSPIRNLFVTAGTDKEIRIYHFEEHTNLWSISCENTIVGLAWMLGNQDIFATYGAGSEIRLYNVSGGKSVTNINFETTDRQNTSCLRVNLKKNMVAIGDTQGTIEIWKIPRQLL
- the LOC122575366 gene encoding cytoplasmic dynein 2 intermediate chain 2-like isoform X1; this encodes MFTNRSLEAVSFNSQLSTTKSHQSTNVQTTEIVYNQNSVQTVETRTVETQTITEEKKKPEVNYERLAQFLNRVTPCILEALDESYGTNAFEDYEPKIDEDLLTSTQLLQKIHSTESDSQMKVSDMSWSIGGGTLAVSFGIPYHETWCDHLSKIQLYNQTKEGSFTDNPNKTLETNACITTLAYHPTEPSIIAAGLFNGDVLVWNLRDNMSVAPTTICTHGDCVSQVYWKARTINDVSLLVSSSKDGYIFIHKMMANFTVAREYKRLKLTKEYNPIENSRPRSAGGTRERAMESGLCITAFDFSSRDPIFFIVGTLCGGIYKCSLDRVAPIEDDETLMDPVIDEYERHEGSITCIKCSPIRNLFVTAGTDKEIRIYHFEEHTNLWSISCENTIVGLAWMLGNQDIFATYGAGSEIRLYNVSGGKSVTNINFETTDRQNTSCLRVNLKKNMVAIGDTQGTIEIWKIPRQLL